GTATGGtgttctctcctctcctctgcgtTGTGCGATAAGAAACGCCTGTGACCGTGCGCCCCcaaagggaggagagaaacaAGTGGCCTAATGTGGTGCGAGAGCAGCGACGACACCTTCGTGATCGCCGCGCTCGCAACTTTGCACCAGTATgttggcgaggaggacagcgCGGCGCACGGAATGCGCCCATGATGATGCGGGATGTGAAGCCAcgagagaaaggagaagagatgAACGAGAAGGAGAAGTGGGAGCGCTCTTGCCGAAACACGCTCACGTGCACAAAGATAGAGTGAGGCACTGCTCAAACCTGAACAGTCAGCACACCGACCTCAGAGTGCGCAGAGCAATATAAAAAAAGAAACCGTAGTGCCCCCACCACCAGCTGCAAGTAAACCCCCCTCTCGTAAACAGCCCCCCGGGTCGACCGAAACAACGCTATACAAGAGTTGCAGCGGCTCTGCGTCgtgctgcctctccccctcccgcaccCCTTCTTGGTCGTAGCACACGCGCCCACGAAATTCGACACTGTTGTACGTTCCATCTGAACTTCCCTCCCCTTACCGTTACGTCGTAAACCACAGCCAAGCCTAAAAATAAGAAATGGGCAATACGTCAAGCGCAAGCAGAAGTCCACCTACGAAacgcggacacacacacacatacgtgtgcgcgctgtcATGCAGACCCAGCCTTTCACAGCTGCTCAGACACCCCCCGACAACTGAAGAGGAAGTGAGTCACACGAACACAACGACCCATGACCGTACGCACACCAGCAACAAGCACCCACGGCCCCAACACCAAGTCTTCTCATTTTATTGTCTCTTGTTCTCACGGAGCAAAGACCTTCGCCACCGCTCTCTGGGGAGCGGAGAGAGGTGGTGTCGCGGTGCATaccgcccacgcacacagagagagagggagcgacaGCGAGCGAGGTGGTTTCAGGAAAGACAAAACGGAAGAAGAGATGAAGACAACGATAAAATGTCCGATCGTGCCACCCagcgagggcgagagagcgcgcgcgcgcggagtTACTTGATGAGGAGACGAAGCGGAAACAAACCCCAGAAAAGAAACACCGAGACGAACAAGTTGAGGTCATGAAGCGGTGCTCGTTgcaggcgcggcagcagcggtagtAATAGGGATGAACGGAAGATAATACGAAAGCAGAAGACGTTCCCATCGATCGCGGTGTCCTGGaaagaggcgcacgcacgcacgcgcatccgtacatacacacacgaacgAGCACCCCCCCCGGCCATTACAATATATCAGCACAGATGGTACcaaataaaaaaaaagcagagtgttcccccccccgcctcccgccTCCTTTGCGTCGTTCGGCGGGGGACAGAGTCGGAAGATCACAGAGGACGGAAGGCgggcggagggaggcggcCGGGGCGTTTGTTGGCGGATGGGCCTTTAGACAGAAGAAAAAGCTAAGATGAAATGTTTAAACCAGCAGTGGCGGATGgtgcggggagaggggaagggaaagcgaaggggagggaaggcacTGTGCGTGTTCTTGCCTCTGTTGTGTATTTTCGTTCGCGTCCGTGGATCATCCACATgcctgtgtgggtgtgggtgtgtgtgtgtgtgtgtgtgtgtgtgcatgtcaGTGTGAAGGGGATGTGGAGGGTCGCCCTGTGCCGATCGCAGACGTCATAGGAGCCATACTAAGAGCAGCTCTCATTCCTCCGCGTTGGCGGCGTGCTTGCTGACCTGGTCTATACGACTGTGGGGTGTGCAGGTGCGTTCCTCCGCTaagaggaggaaggaaaAACGAAAGCCTCTGTGCTTCGCCTGCTATTTCTGTGAGAGGGAAACCGGTGTcgtccacccaccccccacccccatcccTCCTTCGTCGTACCCGCCTCCCATGCACGCGGGCGCTAAATGACTCGCTGGGTAGTAAAGGTAATACGGCAtgagaaggaaagagaagcgTGGTGAGGGTGGCGAGGGGAGCGGGCCCCAGAGGGGGGTGGGTAACATTCACCGTGCTGCCACTTATGTGTTCGTTTTTTACGTTGTTTCTCCGTCCACCTGTTTCTTAGGTGAGTCGTGTGCCATACCCGAGCACACCCCGTTTTCATTCTCTGTTAACCACCTCTCGCGCTTCGCTCTCTCGTTTCTACATGTACGTCgaaccctcccccctccccaccgacGCCTTCTCTtacccagcagcagcagcaccaccaccgccgccgctgccccgtGCATCCCGTCTCTCGAATACACTCACACGCATCCCTCATCTGTGGGCGGGAGACGGTGGTgcagggagggaagggaacGCCACCCCATGATGGAGGAAGGATCACGAAGATGCAGTGACGGGGTCCGACCACCATCCGCAAGATAAAGGCATGCGCAAGggagaaaaagggaaagTGAGAACGCGCGGTTAAGGACTCCTTGCCACCCGTCACTTcacgggtgtgtgtgtatgcgcccTTGCATGAGTGACaggcgcaccaccgcacagACAAAGCGAAACTCCTACCTAGTGGCTGTGTTACCGCGCCGCAAGAAAGGGGAGGACAGCATCCccatcgttttttttctttccacGTCCATGCCGCCACACAACATGAGCtgagcgcatcgccgcccgGCCGGTCACAGGCCCCGTCGCGCggcgcgaggcagccgtgGGCACACGAGGCGCAGCAATGCCCAGAACCGGTCATCGGTGCATGGCTTCTGCCTCGAGCCTtgcccacccccgccccgcaggtcgccccacagCCGCGCGCATTATCCCGGCCATCGCCCAGGGCATCCCTCCCGGGGTGCTCCAGCCTTACCCCGCcagtgggcagcgagggccgggtggggCGCGTTCGAGTCATgccgacactctgcccatccAGTGGGTCGtgcaagcgcgtgcgcggtggcaggccgctccgacgccacgccgtccaggacaGGACCGCGGACAtcggcagcgatgcgtcgctctgacctccctaCGTCATGCGCGCCTGACCCTGTcgccaccagaggtggctgtGCAGTGGCAGGAAtaggggctgcttggcttcccccCAGAGAGAGTGGGTGCTGGAGACTGAGATACGACGCACTGAGGCTtgtctccccaccccacccacccctccgcgtcgtcgtcaggGAGCACCACGACCAAACGGGAAATCAGCGCTGGAAGAGACGCATAGCCGCGTGCGACACCAAGACAGCCGACAagtggaagggagggggaggggggggggggcaaccGCCCACGAAGAGGCACTGTGAAATGTGGGAAATAAAAACAAAAATgccgagaaggcggaggacgGGGACTGCTGGCGAAGCGGCAGTTCATCGTGTACTCCGCGCACGAGAGCTCACGATCGTGTGTGCTTATTAAGGGGTGgaagtggggggagggattGCTCCAAACAGCAACCAATAACAAAAAAACGTTAGCCGGATaggagaaaagggggagagggaaagctGTGAaaggatggaggaggaggagggtgcagAGATTGTGATGAGGCCAACGGCGTTGTACCCATCGCCTTGTGCGCGCCGAAGTGCCCGGGTGTGTGTCTCTCAACGCTGCATAGTGCGTCCCcgaccctctctctctgcgtacCCTACGCACTCACTTTCCTTCCTCCTTAcggcctccgcagccgctgaAGCACCATCGCTGTTTGTCCTCcatctgctgctcctcgatcACCGTGATCTTGtcgaggcggctgccgtggcgcccTTCCTCCAATGGCTCTGTCGTAAGGAAGGTCTCGATGATATCGCGGATAATCTCCGGTCCACTGGTGCGCACCCCAATGCACAAGATGTGGGCGTTGTTGTGCTGGCGGCTCAGCCGCGCCGTCACATGGTCGTAGCAAAGCGCTGCACGAATGCCTCTGAACTTGTTGGCCGCGATCGACATGCCGATGCCGGTGCCGCAGACGAGGATGCCCGTATCCGCCTCGCCTTTCAAGATGGCCTCACACACCTGCGCGGCGTAGTCGGGGTAGTCGACAGACGAGTCGGAGGAGGGACCCATGTACATCACCTTTGACACCGCACTGCAGGCGTTGATCATGCCTATGATCTCCTGATGTGCGGCGTAGGCGGCGTGGTCGCAGCCCAGAGCAACGCGCTTCGACATGATTCGACGAGGAAGGGCGAGGATGggatgaagagagagaaagacagagCGCTTGGTGGAGGGGGATGAGGCGGTCACAATCCGCTTGCCATGTACGCGCGTATGTCTGTGCGGGCGTACGTGGAAGCCgaagaaagagaaagagaggtgAAGCAGGACCGTGTGCACTGGAGAATCGAGTTTTCTCTCGACTTGGACGCAACGGCGCAGGGGACGGATAAAGGCAGGGATGGAGAGTAGACGatgggaagaggagaggagcgcacgcgcgagaGAGCGGAGAACCAAAAAAGTATAGATGACAAGAAAGGCGTGTGGAAGAACaggaaagagagcgagacacatcacgcgcatgcgcataATCGGTGTACGGTGGAGTGGTTGGGAAAGGcaagaggcggagagagagacgaacACAGATGATccaggggaggagggaggctgAGAGATGGCGTCAATGAACGCCGTCCCGCCGTTACATGCAGAGGCGAAGGAAATGGCACCCTCTCTTGGGAAGCGCCGCGAGCGAGAGGCTTCAAAACACGACACTCCTGTGACCGTGTTTACAAGCGC
Above is a window of Leishmania mexicana MHOM/GT/2001/U1103 complete genome, chromosome 28 DNA encoding:
- a CDS encoding putative ribose 5-phosphate isomerase, whose product is MSKRVALGCDHAAYAAHQEIIGMINACSAVSKVMYMGPSSDSSVDYPDYAAQVCEAILKGEADTGILVCGTGIGMSIAANKFRGIRAALCYDHVTARLSRQHNNAHILCIGVRTSGPEIIRDIIETFLTTEPLEEGRHGSRLDKITVIEEQQMEDKQRWCFSGCGGRKEEGK